Proteins encoded within one genomic window of Thiothrix litoralis:
- a CDS encoding plasmid partition protein ParG encodes MPEPEAVPAVKMKRLTLGVSEDLHRKIKSGCANHGVKMADEIRVLLEAHFSQ; translated from the coding sequence ATGCCTGAGCCTGAAGCCGTCCCAGCAGTGAAAATGAAACGCTTGACGCTGGGTGTGTCGGAAGACCTGCACCGTAAAATTAAATCAGGCTGCGCTAACCATGGTGTAAAGATGGCGGATGAGATTCGCGTATTGCTGGAGGCTCATTTTAGCCAATGA